A section of the Thauera chlorobenzoica genome encodes:
- a CDS encoding Bcr/CflA family efflux MFS transporter — protein sequence MMNAASTQRARTLLIANLLGQMAFGLLAMTISIPSMQEWGAIFGSSQSNVQLTFSAYLLAFGGLQLVYGPLSDQLGRKRMLLAGLSLAGVGSVLAALAPDLATLTAARVLQGAGSAAGMVVGRAMVQDLFHGPERTRVMAYVGMVMGLCPPLATIVGGQLHVRLGWQANFVLIAALAAVLLLAAWRGLPAPHKPVAGRPHWFANMLSSYSRLLREPVFLLYVAILSMTTATFYAFLGGAPIVLGSYGVGPEGIGYYIMCIPAAYIVGNYLTTHLVHRAREGLIMALGQMFTVGGIGLMLALGLAGLNTPLALALPLLLLGLGHGFLMPSTLAGTVGVLPALAGSAAAVAGVLQQLMGAVGSYAVGLFPHHGVVNLGVLMMAFTLCAAAAQVLMHRRPASATG from the coding sequence ATGATGAACGCCGCTTCGACGCAACGTGCCCGCACCCTGTTGATCGCCAATTTGTTGGGACAGATGGCTTTCGGCCTGCTGGCGATGACGATTTCCATCCCCTCGATGCAGGAGTGGGGGGCGATCTTCGGGTCGAGCCAGTCGAATGTCCAGCTTACCTTCAGCGCGTACCTCCTCGCTTTCGGCGGCCTGCAGCTGGTCTATGGGCCGCTGTCGGACCAGTTGGGGCGCAAAAGAATGCTGTTGGCGGGGTTGTCGCTGGCGGGCGTCGGTTCGGTCCTGGCTGCCCTGGCACCTGACCTGGCAACCCTGACTGCGGCACGCGTGCTGCAGGGCGCGGGCAGTGCGGCAGGAATGGTGGTGGGCAGGGCGATGGTCCAGGATCTGTTCCACGGGCCGGAGCGCACCCGGGTGATGGCCTACGTCGGCATGGTGATGGGCCTGTGCCCGCCGCTGGCCACCATCGTCGGCGGGCAACTCCATGTGCGTCTGGGCTGGCAGGCCAATTTCGTGCTCATCGCCGCTCTTGCCGCGGTCCTGCTGTTGGCGGCCTGGCGCGGCCTGCCCGCTCCGCACAAGCCTGTTGCGGGCCGCCCGCACTGGTTCGCGAATATGCTTTCATCGTACTCACGCCTGCTCCGGGAGCCGGTCTTCCTGCTCTATGTGGCGATCCTGTCGATGACTACCGCTACTTTCTATGCATTTCTCGGCGGCGCACCGATCGTCCTCGGCAGCTACGGTGTCGGGCCCGAAGGCATCGGTTACTACATCATGTGCATACCGGCGGCGTACATCGTCGGCAATTACCTGACCACTCATCTGGTGCATCGGGCGAGGGAGGGGCTGATCATGGCGCTCGGCCAGATGTTCACGGTGGGCGGCATCGGCCTGATGCTCGCGCTCGGGCTGGCCGGGCTGAATACGCCGCTGGCCCTCGCCCTGCCGCTGCTGCTGCTGGGCCTGGGGCATGGCTTTCTGATGCCGTCGACGCTCGCCGGCACGGTTGGCGTGCTGCCGGCGCTGGCCGGTTCGGCCGCGGCCGTGGCCGGTGTGCTGCAGCAGCTGATGGGGGCGGTGGGCAGCTATGCGGTGGGGCTGTTCCCGCATCACGGAGTGGTGAATCTGGGGGTGCTGATGATGGCCTTTACCCTGTGCGCGGCGGCGGCGCAGGTGCTGATGCACCGCCGTCCGGCAAGCGCAACCGGATAG